The genomic window CAATATCGGCGCATATAAACGGGGATCATCGAAGGAAATAGATGAAGCGATCCGTTTATATCCAAAGATTGTAACGTTTTTAAAACAATCAACGCATGAAAAAGTAACCATGCAAGAAAGTATCGAAGCACTATACCAATTAATTCAAGAGGGTGAATAATTTCATGCGATACCATTATAAGTTTGAAAAGATTTTATCTCTGAAAGAAAGAGAAAAAGACGAAGCTTTAAATATTTATAATGAGTCAGTAAAAAAGTTTGAAGAAGCAGCAGAAAAACTGTATGAACTTCTGAAAAAGAAAGAAGAGTTAGAAGCCTATCAATCTTCGCGGCTCGTAAGCGGCCTTTCAGTTCAAGAAATCAGGCATCATCAGCAGTTTATTGGAAATTTAGAAAAAAGTATTGAATATTATCAAAAAATGGTCATGAATGCCAGAAATCGAATGAACTTTTATCAAGAAAAATTGTTGGAAAAAAACATCGAAGTGAAAAAATACGAAAAAATTAAAGAAAAAGATTTCCTCCATTTTATTGAAGAACAAAAGAATTCAGAGGGCAAACAAATGGATGATATCTCGATACAGCAATTTATGAATCGGGTAAACTAGGTGATTCCATGGAAAAAATTTTCGAAGAACAAGAAGAAAAAAAATACGGCCGACTGCAGTGGTTCCTTTATGTCGTCGTGATCCCAATGCTGTTTGCACTTGTCGTTGCCCTCATCGTCATGACGTTTGCCGGAATAAATGTGTTTGATGCAGCAAAAGAGTACGGCAAAAAAATACCGGTTGTTTCAAATATATTTAATAATGAAAACTCGAAATCCATAACAGAAATCGAGCAAACGATGGTCGAGCTGGAAGGGGAAATAAAAGATAAGGAAGCAAAAATTAGCCGGCTTGAATCACAAATGCAAAACAAGGATCAAGAGATTGAAAGACTAAAACTTGAAAAAAAACGGCTTGAACGCCAAATCGATGAATTAGCGGCCATCCAGGAAGAAAACAAACGAGCATTTAAAGACATCGTACGCACATACGAAACAATGTCTGCCAAAAAGGCTGCACCAATTATTACTAAAATGAAAAACGAAGAAGCCTTAAAAATATTAACAAATATAAAAGCTGATACTCTTGCCAGCATCATGGAAAATATGTCTCCTGAAGAAGCAGCAAAATATACCGAACTTTTAACGAACGAAAAAGAAAATTTATCAGGAAATCCGGAATGATGATTTATTGCTCTGAAAGGAGGTGAGGTCGTGGAAATCGGAGGATTAGGAGTTGTTCAATCGGTCATGGGAAGCCCTAAGCAAACGTCCTCGGAAAGAAGCATAGGAAACTTTGCGGGAGTTCTTGCATCTTTCATAAAAGACACGTCCGCAGAAAATGGCATGATAAAAGAAACGGGAACAGGGCTTTCATCAGAGGAATTAACCGATCTCATTGATTTTCTTCAAGCTTTAGATTTGGCTGAGTTGGAAGGCGGATTGGATTTAATCGATCAAGTTCAAACAAGGAACGTTGATCATTTTCTCGAATTGATTCTCGGTTATTTGGGAATGGACGATAAAAAATGGAGCACACTCGTCGATCGGATTCGTTCATTCGCAATGGATGCTGAGGGAAAACAAAACGCGATTGAAAGAATTTTTTCCGACCAAATCGATGGCAAAAAGTTAGATTTCGATCAATTTGAAATTTTATTGCCGATGGTTGTTGCCATTTTATCAAGTGCTGACCATTCATTTACGAAAGATGTAGCGGATGTTGCAAAAGCAGCTAAACTGTATGATTTGCTTTCCAATTATCATGAACCTTTTAATAGGAAGAACGACTTGAAGCTTCTTATAAAGCAAGTAGCAGAAAAACTTGAATCGATTTCATTTGTTCATCAACAAAATGGTTCAAAAATGGAATATCTCCGGAAAACTTTTACGCCGCTTGCCTCAGAATTAAATAACCAAAATGTGAGCGAAAGAGCCTCCGAAATCAAACACAATTCGATCAAACATGATGGAACTTTTGGAACTGCTTTTCCGTTGAATCAAATGTCTAAAGCGGAGCAGCTTACGCTGATGCTCGATAATAAGGGAAAACATGTATCAACAGAGCAATTCATTCGGCAGTTTGAATCAATTTTAGCGAAGAGCCAGTTTACAAAATACGGAGGAACACAAAAACTCTTTCTTAAACTTTATCCGGAGCATTTAGGGTCAGTAAGAATTGAATTAATTCAAAAAGATCAATCAATTGTCGCCCGCATTTTGACAACGACCGGGGCAGCAAAAGATTCATTGGAATCGCAATTGCAAGGGTTAAAACAAGCGTTCAGCTCGCAAAACATTCAAGTTGACCGGATTGAAATATCTCAGCAAATGACCCAGCAGGAACGACTTTTAAATCGTGACCCTCACCAGCAAGGGCAAGAAAGGCATCAAGAAAAGCATCAGCAAAATAAAGAGCATGAAAAGACAAAAGAGACTGCTCTCTCTTTTGAACAAATACTTCTTGACACGGAAGTTTAGGTGAAAACAATGGCAAATACGATTGATTCTTCATTGTTGCTGTCAAATTATCAGCAAAACACACGGAAAACCGGTACAAACATTTTGGGGAAAGATGATTTTTTAAAGATTCTCATGACCCAGCTTCAAAATCAGGATCCGCTAAATCCGATGCAAGATAAGGACTTTATTGCCCAAATGGCCCAATTCAGCACGCTTGAACAGATTACAAATATGGGGAAATCGCTCGAAAATTTCTTGAAGTCTCAAGAGCAAAATTACATGCTTCAAGCAAGCATGATGATTGGGAAAACCGTCACTTTTTTGGATGCAAATAATGAGGAAAAAACGGCAGTTGTTAAATCCGTCTCTTTCAAAGACGGCAAAACATTATTTCAACTTGATGACAACGAACATTCTAGCATTGATTCTTCTCAAATTATTAAAATTGAATAAGCACAGGAATTGGTTCAATGGACAAGCATGTTTTTCGTCCGATTCAAACAAAATTACGTAAACTCTCATCACATTCAATTCGGTTAAAAAGAGACGACCGCACCAAACAATTTTTTTCATTATAATTGGAATCAGCCATTCGTCAAATAATACATATAATCGAAAGGAGTAGCTGATTATGCTGCGTTCAATGTACTCCGGAATCAGCGGAATGAAAAACTTCCAAACAAAACTGGACGTAATAGGTAACAACATCGCGAATGTTAATACTTTCGGTTACAAAAAAGGCCGTGTAACGTTTAAAGACTTAGTATCGCAAACCATATCAGGTGCTAGTGGCCCTGCTAATAATATAGGTGGGGTAAATCCTAAACAAGTTGGATTAGGTTCAACACTTGCAACGATCGATACAGTACATACACAAGGGAGTATTCAAACCACAGGGCGACCATTAGATCTATCAATTTCCGGGGACGGGTACTTTGTATTAGCTCCAAAAACGACTGGCACTAACAATTTTAATTCTTTAGATAAGAGTTTTACTAGAGCAGGTAATTTTTATCTCGACAAAGAAGGATACCTTGTAAATCAGGATGGGCTTTATCTGAAAGCTTATGCAGTAGGTACGAATGGAAATATAGATAAAAATTATTTCTCTGATATTAAAATTCCTATAAGCGCACAAAGTTTTAGCATTTCAGATAAGGGTGAAATTCAATATGTTGATGATACCGGAGCATTAAAATTAGCTGGTCAAATTATTATTGCAAAATTTGATAATAGTGAAGGGCTTCAAAAGGTGGGACAAAACCTTTTTAAAGAGTCAGCAAACTCTGGTATGGCAGATCCAAATGCACCGAAAGAAGGCGGGGCAGGGGCTATTGTTGCAGGTTCCCTTGAAATGTCCAACGTCGACCTTTCTGAGGAGTTTACGGAAATGATTACCGCTCAGCGCGGTTTTCAGGCAAATACTCGAATCATTACAACGTCTGATGAGATTTTACAAGAACTCGTAAACTTGAAACGCTAATTTAAGGGAGGGGCAGGGCCATAGGGGGCAAGCCTTTGGCCCTGATACATACATTGATTAAGGTTACTAGACTGAATGGAAAACCTTTCATTATTAATGCAATATACATAGAAACGGTAGAATCGTTTCCTGATACGACCATTACACTGACAAACGGCCGCAAATATGTCGTGAAGGAGACAGAGGATCAAGTCTTGGAAATGGTTGCGAAATTCTACCAAACTGTCAACCTTCTTGGACAACAGTTGGAGGAAATTGAGGATGAAGAATAATAAGCTGTTAAAGATCATGTTCATATTGCTAGTAGCAATCACTCTTGCAGGGGCTGTTGCGGTTGTGGCCGTATTGAAATTTACAGGTGAAAAAGAACAAAAAGAGCCGACAATTGATGAAGTGCTTGAAATGTCAGTTGATGTTAAGGATATTGTTACGAATCTCGCCAGTGATGGCTTTATAAGAATATCATTTAAAATTCAAACAGACAGCAAAAAAGCAAAAGAAGAATTAGAGAAACGCGATTTTCAAGTGAGAAATATCATTATTCAAGAATTATCCGAGAAAAAAGCTGAAGAACTTCGAGGAAAAGAAGGAAAATTAAAACTAGAAGAAGACGTAAAAGATAAAATTAACAGCCTGATGCAAGAAGGGCAGGTTGTTAAGGTGTATATCACCGAATCTCTCCTCCAATAAAAAGATATTCAGAGGATGAATCAACAGAAATAATGGAGGTGAGATCACATGTCTGGAGAAATATTATCACAAAGTGAAATTGATGCTCTGTTGTCTGCTCTTTCTACAGGGGAGATGAATGCAGATGAATTAAAAAAAGAGCAAACAGAGAAAAAAGTGAAAGTTTACGATTTTAAGAGAGCGCTGCGTTTTTCAAAAGA from Bacillus methanolicus includes these protein-coding regions:
- the fliJ gene encoding flagellar export protein FliJ, with amino-acid sequence MRYHYKFEKILSLKEREKDEALNIYNESVKKFEEAAEKLYELLKKKEELEAYQSSRLVSGLSVQEIRHHQQFIGNLEKSIEYYQKMVMNARNRMNFYQEKLLEKNIEVKKYEKIKEKDFLHFIEEQKNSEGKQMDDISIQQFMNRVN
- a CDS encoding MotE family protein; the encoded protein is MEKIFEEQEEKKYGRLQWFLYVVVIPMLFALVVALIVMTFAGINVFDAAKEYGKKIPVVSNIFNNENSKSITEIEQTMVELEGEIKDKEAKISRLESQMQNKDQEIERLKLEKKRLERQIDELAAIQEENKRAFKDIVRTYETMSAKKAAPIITKMKNEEALKILTNIKADTLASIMENMSPEEAAKYTELLTNEKENLSGNPE
- a CDS encoding flagellar hook-length control protein FliK; the encoded protein is MEIGGLGVVQSVMGSPKQTSSERSIGNFAGVLASFIKDTSAENGMIKETGTGLSSEELTDLIDFLQALDLAELEGGLDLIDQVQTRNVDHFLELILGYLGMDDKKWSTLVDRIRSFAMDAEGKQNAIERIFSDQIDGKKLDFDQFEILLPMVVAILSSADHSFTKDVADVAKAAKLYDLLSNYHEPFNRKNDLKLLIKQVAEKLESISFVHQQNGSKMEYLRKTFTPLASELNNQNVSERASEIKHNSIKHDGTFGTAFPLNQMSKAEQLTLMLDNKGKHVSTEQFIRQFESILAKSQFTKYGGTQKLFLKLYPEHLGSVRIELIQKDQSIVARILTTTGAAKDSLESQLQGLKQAFSSQNIQVDRIEISQQMTQQERLLNRDPHQQGQERHQEKHQQNKEHEKTKETALSFEQILLDTEV
- the flgD gene encoding flagellar hook assembly protein FlgD, which translates into the protein MANTIDSSLLLSNYQQNTRKTGTNILGKDDFLKILMTQLQNQDPLNPMQDKDFIAQMAQFSTLEQITNMGKSLENFLKSQEQNYMLQASMMIGKTVTFLDANNEEKTAVVKSVSFKDGKTLFQLDDNEHSSIDSSQIIKIE
- the flgG gene encoding flagellar basal body rod protein FlgG encodes the protein MLRSMYSGISGMKNFQTKLDVIGNNIANVNTFGYKKGRVTFKDLVSQTISGASGPANNIGGVNPKQVGLGSTLATIDTVHTQGSIQTTGRPLDLSISGDGYFVLAPKTTGTNNFNSLDKSFTRAGNFYLDKEGYLVNQDGLYLKAYAVGTNGNIDKNYFSDIKIPISAQSFSISDKGEIQYVDDTGALKLAGQIIIAKFDNSEGLQKVGQNLFKESANSGMADPNAPKEGGAGAIVAGSLEMSNVDLSEEFTEMITAQRGFQANTRIITTSDEILQELVNLKR
- a CDS encoding flagellar FlbD family protein; the encoded protein is MIKVTRLNGKPFIINAIYIETVESFPDTTITLTNGRKYVVKETEDQVLEMVAKFYQTVNLLGQQLEEIEDEE
- the fliL gene encoding flagellar basal body-associated protein FliL; translated protein: MKNNKLLKIMFILLVAITLAGAVAVVAVLKFTGEKEQKEPTIDEVLEMSVDVKDIVTNLASDGFIRISFKIQTDSKKAKEELEKRDFQVRNIIIQELSEKKAEELRGKEGKLKLEEDVKDKINSLMQEGQVVKVYITESLLQ